A single region of the Glycine max cultivar Williams 82 chromosome 20, Glycine_max_v4.0, whole genome shotgun sequence genome encodes:
- the LOC102669331 gene encoding F-box/kelch-repeat protein At3g23880, which produces MSPMILPEELLVEILSWVPVKDLLRFRCVAKWLRALISDPTFVKLHLLHMSSRNAHILLTFYDKHYPGDKYSAPRRYCAPCSVHALLHNPSSTIEGFRPFDINVYRVLGVCNGLVCLLVSYRYSHSDFDEFWVRFWNPATRVISDDSPRVYLHNDRPRRYKRYMFGFGYDEWSDTYQAVVLDNNKPQNLEVRVHCMGHTGWKSTLTTTCPAFPILSQDGASVRGTVNWLALPNSSSDYQWETVTIDDLVIFSYDLKNESYRYLLMPDGLLEVPHSPPELVVLKGCLCLSHRHGGNHFGFWLMKEFGVEKSWTRFLNISYDQLHIHGGFLDHPVILCMSEDDGVVLLENGGHGKFILYNKRDNTIECYGELDKGRFQFLSYDYAQSFVMPY; this is translated from the coding sequence ATGTCTCCAATGATTCTCCCAGAGGAACTCCTTGTGGAAATCTTGTCATGGGTTCCGGTGAAGGATCTCCTGCGGTTCAGGTGCGTCGCCAAGTGGCTGCGAGCCCTCATCTCCGATCCTACATTCGTCAAACTGCATCTTCTCCACATGTCCTCCAGAAACGCACACATCCTACTAACGTTTTACGACAAACACTACCCTGGAGACAAGTATTCCGCACCCCGCAGGTACTGCGCCCCCTGCTCTGTGCACGCTTTACTCCACAACCCATCTTCCACCATCGAGGGTTTCCGCCCCTTCGACATAAACGTTTACAGAGTCTTGGGTGTCTGCAACGGCTTGGTTTGCTTGCTCGTTTCGTACCGCTATAGTCATAGTGACTTTGATGAATTCTGGGTCCGGTTTTGGAACCCCGCAACGAGGGTCATATCCGACGATTCGCCGCGCGTATATCTCCATAATGATCGCCCCAGGCGATACAAGCGATACATGTTTGGGTTTGGGTATGATGAGTGGAGTGACACATACCAAGCAGTTGTTTTGGATAATAATAAACCACAGAATTTGGAGGTTAGAGTTCACTGCATGGGTCACACTGGTTGGAAGAGCACTTTAACAACAACTTGTCCTGCTTTTCCCATTCTGAGTCAAGATGGAGCGTCTGTGAGGGGCACGGTTAACTGGTTGGCACTTCCCAATTCGAGTTCTGATTACCAATGGGAAACTGTTACTATCGATGACTTAGTCATTTTTTCGTATGATCTGAAGAATGAGTCATACAGATACTTGTTGATGCCTGATGGCCTTTTAGAAGTCCCTCATTCTCCGCCTGAACTTGTGGTCTTGAAGGGTTGCCTCTGTCTTTCTCATCGTCACGGGGGAAATCATTTTGGTTTTTGGCTAATGAAGGAGTTTGGAGTTGAAAAATCTTGGACTCGCTTCCTAAATATAAGTTACGACCAACTTCATATTCATGGCGGCTTTCTGGATCATCCGGTGATCTTGTGCATGTCTGAAGATGATGGTGTCGTGCTCCTGGAGAATGGAGGACACGGAAAATTTATTCTGTATAACAAGAGAGACAATACAATAGAATGTTATGGAGAATTGGACAAAGGCAGATTTCAGTTTTTGTCTTATGATTATGCTCAAAGCTTTGTTATGCCATATTGA